One genomic segment of Sorex araneus isolate mSorAra2 chromosome X, mSorAra2.pri, whole genome shotgun sequence includes these proteins:
- the MSL3 gene encoding male-specific lethal 3 homolog isoform X3 — protein MSASGGTRCQFHSGDKVLCFEPDPTKARVLYDAKIVDVIIGKDEKGRKIPEYLIHFNGWNRSWDRWAAEDHVLRDTDENRRLQRKLARKAVARLRSSGRKKRRCRLPGVDSVLKSLPVEETHENDENSISTSSEDSSEEKDEEISEESDIEGKREVKEDPELQPKREMEERTITIEIPEVLKKKLEDDCYYINRRKRLVKLPCQTNIITILESYVKHFAINAAFSASERPRHHHVMPHSNMNVHYVPAEKNVDLCKEMVDGLRITFDYTLPLVLLYPYEQVQYKKVTSSKFFLPIKESATNSNRNQEELSPSPPLLNPSTPQSTESQPASGEPATPKRRKAEPEALQSLRRSTRHSASCDRLSESSASPQPKRRQQDTSANMPKLFLHLEKKTPVHSRSSSPVPLTPSKEGNTVFAGFEGRRTNEINEVLSWKLVPESYPPSDQPPPASFIYGAQHLLRLFVKLPEILGKMSFAEKNLKALLKHFDLFLRFLAEYHDDFFPESAYVAACEAHYSTKNPRAIY, from the exons ATGAGCGCGAGCGGGGGCACGAGATGTCAGTTCCACTCCGGGGACAAAGTGCTGTGCTTCGAGCCTGACCCCACCAAGGCGCGGGTGCTGTACGATGCCAAG ATTGTCGATGTtattattgggaaagacgagaagGGCAGAAAGATTCCAGAATATCTGATCCATTTTAATGGTTGGAACCGAAG TTGGGACCGATGGGCAGCTGAAGATCATGTACTTCGGGACACCGACGAAAACCGGAGATTACAGCGTAAATTGGCAAGAAAAGCTGTCGCTCGCTT GAGAAGCTCAGGACGGAAGAAGCGGCGCTGCAGGCTGCCTGGTGTGGATTCTGTCTTAAAAAGCCTTCCCGTTGAAGAAACACATGAAAACGACGAAAACT CAATAAGCACTTCCTCTGAGGACAGTAGTGAAGAAAAGGATGAAGAAATAAGTGAAGAAAGTGATattgaaggaaagagagaagtg AAGGAAGACCCAGAGCTGCAGCCTAAAAGGGAGATGGAAGAGAGAACCATAACGATAGAGATCCCCGAGGTTCTGAAGAAGAAACTGGAAGACGATTGTTACTATATCAACAGGAGGAAACGG TTAGTGAAACTTCCATGCCAGACCAACATCATAACTATTTTGGAATCGTATGTGAAGCATTTTGCTATAAATGCAGCCTTTTCAGCCAGTGAGAGGCCTCGTCACCATCATGTTATGCCACACTCCAACATGAATGTGCATTATGTCCCTGCAGAAAAGAA TGTTGACCTTTGTAAGGAGATGGTGGATGGATTACGAATAACCTTCGATTATACGCTTCCGTTGGTTTTGCTCTATCCGTATGAACAAGTTCAGTATAAAAAGGTGACCTCATCCAAATTTTTTCTTCCGATTAAGGAAAGTGCCACAAACTCTAATAG GAACCAGGAggagctctctcccagcccccctctctTGAACCCATCCACGCCGCAGTCCACGGAGAGCCAGCCTGCCTCGGGGGAGCCTGCCACCCCCAAACGGCGCAAAGCCGAGCCCGAAGCTCTGCAGTCTCTGAGGCGCTCCACGCGCCACTCGGCCAGCTGCGACAGACTGTCAGAGAGCAGCGCCTCGCCGCAGCCCAAGCGCCGGCAGCAGGACACGTCCGCCAACATGCCCAAACTCTTCCTGCACCTGGAAAAGA agacccctgtgcatagcagaTCCTCCTCGCCTGTCCCTCTGACTCCGAGCAAGGAAGGGAACACTGTGTTTGCCGGCTTCGAAGGCAGAAGAACTAATGAAATAAATGAG GTACTTTCCTGGAAACTTGTGCCTGAAAGTTACCCCCCGAGTGACCAGCCACCTCCAGCCTCGTTTATTTATGGGGCCCAACACTTGCTGCGCTTGTTCG TGAAACTTCCGGAAATCCTTGGGAAGATGTCCTTCGCCGAGAAGAATCTGAAGGCTTTATTGAAGCACTTTGATCTCTTTCTGAg GTTTCTGGCTGAGTACCATGATGACTTCTTCCCAGAGTCTGCCTACGTGGCCGCCTGCGAGGCGCACTACAGCACCAAGAACCCCAGGGCGATCTACTGA
- the MSL3 gene encoding male-specific lethal 3 homolog isoform X1: protein MSASGGTRCQFHSGDKVLCFEPDPTKARVLYDAKIVDVIIGKDEKGRKIPEYLIHFNGWNRSWDRWAAEDHVLRDTDENRRLQRKLARKAVARLRSSGRKKRRCRLPGVDSVLKSLPVEETHENDENSISTSSEDSSEEKDEEISEESDIEGKREVKEDPELQPKREMEERTITIEIPEVLKKKLEDDCYYINRRKRLVKLPCQTNIITILESYVKHFAINAAFSASERPRHHHVMPHSNMNVHYVPAEKNQGNRPRNLLCTRDPAGGESDSVDLCKEMVDGLRITFDYTLPLVLLYPYEQVQYKKVTSSKFFLPIKESATNSNRNQEELSPSPPLLNPSTPQSTESQPASGEPATPKRRKAEPEALQSLRRSTRHSASCDRLSESSASPQPKRRQQDTSANMPKLFLHLEKKTPVHSRSSSPVPLTPSKEGNTVFAGFEGRRTNEINEVLSWKLVPESYPPSDQPPPASFIYGAQHLLRLFVKLPEILGKMSFAEKNLKALLKHFDLFLRFLAEYHDDFFPESAYVAACEAHYSTKNPRAIY, encoded by the exons ATGAGCGCGAGCGGGGGCACGAGATGTCAGTTCCACTCCGGGGACAAAGTGCTGTGCTTCGAGCCTGACCCCACCAAGGCGCGGGTGCTGTACGATGCCAAG ATTGTCGATGTtattattgggaaagacgagaagGGCAGAAAGATTCCAGAATATCTGATCCATTTTAATGGTTGGAACCGAAG TTGGGACCGATGGGCAGCTGAAGATCATGTACTTCGGGACACCGACGAAAACCGGAGATTACAGCGTAAATTGGCAAGAAAAGCTGTCGCTCGCTT GAGAAGCTCAGGACGGAAGAAGCGGCGCTGCAGGCTGCCTGGTGTGGATTCTGTCTTAAAAAGCCTTCCCGTTGAAGAAACACATGAAAACGACGAAAACT CAATAAGCACTTCCTCTGAGGACAGTAGTGAAGAAAAGGATGAAGAAATAAGTGAAGAAAGTGATattgaaggaaagagagaagtg AAGGAAGACCCAGAGCTGCAGCCTAAAAGGGAGATGGAAGAGAGAACCATAACGATAGAGATCCCCGAGGTTCTGAAGAAGAAACTGGAAGACGATTGTTACTATATCAACAGGAGGAAACGG TTAGTGAAACTTCCATGCCAGACCAACATCATAACTATTTTGGAATCGTATGTGAAGCATTTTGCTATAAATGCAGCCTTTTCAGCCAGTGAGAGGCCTCGTCACCATCATGTTATGCCACACTCCAACATGAATGTGCATTATGTCCCTGCAGAAAAGAA TCAGGGCAATCGTCCTCGTAATCTGCTTTGCACACGTGACCCAGCTGGAGGCGAGTCAGACAG TGTTGACCTTTGTAAGGAGATGGTGGATGGATTACGAATAACCTTCGATTATACGCTTCCGTTGGTTTTGCTCTATCCGTATGAACAAGTTCAGTATAAAAAGGTGACCTCATCCAAATTTTTTCTTCCGATTAAGGAAAGTGCCACAAACTCTAATAG GAACCAGGAggagctctctcccagcccccctctctTGAACCCATCCACGCCGCAGTCCACGGAGAGCCAGCCTGCCTCGGGGGAGCCTGCCACCCCCAAACGGCGCAAAGCCGAGCCCGAAGCTCTGCAGTCTCTGAGGCGCTCCACGCGCCACTCGGCCAGCTGCGACAGACTGTCAGAGAGCAGCGCCTCGCCGCAGCCCAAGCGCCGGCAGCAGGACACGTCCGCCAACATGCCCAAACTCTTCCTGCACCTGGAAAAGA agacccctgtgcatagcagaTCCTCCTCGCCTGTCCCTCTGACTCCGAGCAAGGAAGGGAACACTGTGTTTGCCGGCTTCGAAGGCAGAAGAACTAATGAAATAAATGAG GTACTTTCCTGGAAACTTGTGCCTGAAAGTTACCCCCCGAGTGACCAGCCACCTCCAGCCTCGTTTATTTATGGGGCCCAACACTTGCTGCGCTTGTTCG TGAAACTTCCGGAAATCCTTGGGAAGATGTCCTTCGCCGAGAAGAATCTGAAGGCTTTATTGAAGCACTTTGATCTCTTTCTGAg GTTTCTGGCTGAGTACCATGATGACTTCTTCCCAGAGTCTGCCTACGTGGCCGCCTGCGAGGCGCACTACAGCACCAAGAACCCCAGGGCGATCTACTGA
- the MSL3 gene encoding male-specific lethal 3 homolog isoform X2, protein MSASGGTRCQFHSGDKVLCFEPDPTKARVLYDAKIVDVIIGKDEKGRKIPEYLIHFNGWNRSWDRWAAEDHVLRDTDENRRLQRKLARKAVARLRSSGRKKRRCRLPGVDSVLKSLPVEETHENDENSISTSSEDSSEEKDEEISEESDIEGKREKEDPELQPKREMEERTITIEIPEVLKKKLEDDCYYINRRKRLVKLPCQTNIITILESYVKHFAINAAFSASERPRHHHVMPHSNMNVHYVPAEKNQGNRPRNLLCTRDPAGGESDSVDLCKEMVDGLRITFDYTLPLVLLYPYEQVQYKKVTSSKFFLPIKESATNSNRNQEELSPSPPLLNPSTPQSTESQPASGEPATPKRRKAEPEALQSLRRSTRHSASCDRLSESSASPQPKRRQQDTSANMPKLFLHLEKKTPVHSRSSSPVPLTPSKEGNTVFAGFEGRRTNEINEVLSWKLVPESYPPSDQPPPASFIYGAQHLLRLFVKLPEILGKMSFAEKNLKALLKHFDLFLRFLAEYHDDFFPESAYVAACEAHYSTKNPRAIY, encoded by the exons ATGAGCGCGAGCGGGGGCACGAGATGTCAGTTCCACTCCGGGGACAAAGTGCTGTGCTTCGAGCCTGACCCCACCAAGGCGCGGGTGCTGTACGATGCCAAG ATTGTCGATGTtattattgggaaagacgagaagGGCAGAAAGATTCCAGAATATCTGATCCATTTTAATGGTTGGAACCGAAG TTGGGACCGATGGGCAGCTGAAGATCATGTACTTCGGGACACCGACGAAAACCGGAGATTACAGCGTAAATTGGCAAGAAAAGCTGTCGCTCGCTT GAGAAGCTCAGGACGGAAGAAGCGGCGCTGCAGGCTGCCTGGTGTGGATTCTGTCTTAAAAAGCCTTCCCGTTGAAGAAACACATGAAAACGACGAAAACT CAATAAGCACTTCCTCTGAGGACAGTAGTGAAGAAAAGGATGAAGAAATAAGTGAAGAAAGTGATattgaaggaaagagagaa AAGGAAGACCCAGAGCTGCAGCCTAAAAGGGAGATGGAAGAGAGAACCATAACGATAGAGATCCCCGAGGTTCTGAAGAAGAAACTGGAAGACGATTGTTACTATATCAACAGGAGGAAACGG TTAGTGAAACTTCCATGCCAGACCAACATCATAACTATTTTGGAATCGTATGTGAAGCATTTTGCTATAAATGCAGCCTTTTCAGCCAGTGAGAGGCCTCGTCACCATCATGTTATGCCACACTCCAACATGAATGTGCATTATGTCCCTGCAGAAAAGAA TCAGGGCAATCGTCCTCGTAATCTGCTTTGCACACGTGACCCAGCTGGAGGCGAGTCAGACAG TGTTGACCTTTGTAAGGAGATGGTGGATGGATTACGAATAACCTTCGATTATACGCTTCCGTTGGTTTTGCTCTATCCGTATGAACAAGTTCAGTATAAAAAGGTGACCTCATCCAAATTTTTTCTTCCGATTAAGGAAAGTGCCACAAACTCTAATAG GAACCAGGAggagctctctcccagcccccctctctTGAACCCATCCACGCCGCAGTCCACGGAGAGCCAGCCTGCCTCGGGGGAGCCTGCCACCCCCAAACGGCGCAAAGCCGAGCCCGAAGCTCTGCAGTCTCTGAGGCGCTCCACGCGCCACTCGGCCAGCTGCGACAGACTGTCAGAGAGCAGCGCCTCGCCGCAGCCCAAGCGCCGGCAGCAGGACACGTCCGCCAACATGCCCAAACTCTTCCTGCACCTGGAAAAGA agacccctgtgcatagcagaTCCTCCTCGCCTGTCCCTCTGACTCCGAGCAAGGAAGGGAACACTGTGTTTGCCGGCTTCGAAGGCAGAAGAACTAATGAAATAAATGAG GTACTTTCCTGGAAACTTGTGCCTGAAAGTTACCCCCCGAGTGACCAGCCACCTCCAGCCTCGTTTATTTATGGGGCCCAACACTTGCTGCGCTTGTTCG TGAAACTTCCGGAAATCCTTGGGAAGATGTCCTTCGCCGAGAAGAATCTGAAGGCTTTATTGAAGCACTTTGATCTCTTTCTGAg GTTTCTGGCTGAGTACCATGATGACTTCTTCCCAGAGTCTGCCTACGTGGCCGCCTGCGAGGCGCACTACAGCACCAAGAACCCCAGGGCGATCTACTGA